In Pseudomonas sp. DNDY-54, a genomic segment contains:
- the eutC gene encoding ethanolamine ammonia-lyase subunit EutC, translating into MTRHPPTPIIPNPWAHLRQLTPARIALGRAGTSLPTDAQLDFQFAHAQARDAVHLSLDTDELAHQLQEKGFSTLQLRSAAADRYIYLQRPDLGRRLDEASAEQLIEHATEQIEGYDLAIVIADGLSALAVQRHALPLLQRIEEQIEKDGWSLAPICLVQQGRVALGDEVGERLKAKMVVMLVGERPGLSSPDSLGLYFTYAPKVGRTDADRNCISNIRLEGLSYNLAAHRLIHLMREACRRQLSGVKLKDEAEMLSLDDDKPKTGNFLLG; encoded by the coding sequence ATGACCAGACATCCTCCAACCCCCATCATCCCAAACCCCTGGGCCCATCTACGCCAGCTCACACCGGCGCGCATCGCCCTAGGCCGCGCGGGCACCAGCCTGCCGACCGACGCCCAGCTCGATTTCCAGTTCGCCCATGCGCAGGCACGGGACGCCGTGCACTTGTCACTCGACACCGACGAGCTGGCCCATCAGCTTCAGGAAAAGGGATTCAGCACCCTGCAGCTGCGCTCCGCAGCAGCCGACCGCTACATTTACCTCCAACGCCCTGATCTGGGGCGACGGCTGGACGAGGCCTCTGCCGAGCAGCTCATTGAACACGCTACCGAACAAATCGAAGGCTACGACTTGGCGATCGTGATTGCCGATGGGCTTTCCGCGCTGGCGGTGCAACGTCACGCCCTGCCCTTGCTCCAGCGCATCGAGGAACAGATCGAGAAGGATGGCTGGAGCCTCGCGCCGATTTGTCTGGTGCAGCAGGGCCGCGTCGCGCTGGGCGACGAGGTGGGCGAAAGGCTCAAGGCAAAGATGGTGGTGATGCTCGTTGGCGAACGCCCGGGTTTGAGCTCGCCGGACAGCCTGGGCCTGTACTTCACCTACGCCCCGAAAGTCGGCCGCACCGATGCCGACCGCAACTGCATCTCCAACATCCGCCTGGAAGGCCTGAGCTACAACCTCGCCGCCCACCGCCTGATTCACCTGATGCGCGAGGCCTGCCGTCGCCAGCTTTCGGGGGTCAAGCTCAAGGACGAGGCAGAAATGCTCAGCCTCGACGACGACAAGCCGAAGACCGGCAATTTCCTGCTGGGTTGA